One Rhodoferax ferrireducens T118 DNA segment encodes these proteins:
- a CDS encoding PA2778 family cysteine peptidase, producing the protein MIKQLIGLRAPVLTGVFVCAVLLLGGCATPQVAMLDARWPTELPAQVELADVPFFPQEDYECGPAALAMVATAAGVDVTPDALVDQVYLPGRKGSLQPEMLAATRRQGLLAYPLKPRVEDILREVAAGHPVLVFQNLAFSIYPVWHYAVVMGFDRERHVLLLHSGRTARMEISMFAFERTWARGQYWAMLALKPGQLPATAEPQAYSAAAATLERTDARGAQQAFAAALQRWPDDRAALLGAGNTAYALGQRDAAAKAYRQAVLKHPDFADGWNNLAQVLLELDRRQEASQAIARAVALGGERLPAYLALQAKIYNK; encoded by the coding sequence ATGATCAAGCAACTCATTGGTCTGCGAGCCCCCGTCTTGACGGGGGTTTTTGTTTGCGCGGTGCTGCTTCTGGGTGGCTGCGCCACACCGCAGGTGGCGATGCTGGATGCACGCTGGCCAACTGAACTTCCCGCACAGGTAGAACTTGCCGATGTTCCGTTTTTTCCGCAAGAAGACTATGAATGTGGTCCTGCCGCGCTGGCGATGGTGGCCACTGCTGCGGGCGTCGATGTGACGCCGGATGCGCTTGTGGATCAGGTTTACCTGCCGGGTCGCAAAGGCTCGTTGCAGCCCGAAATGCTGGCCGCCACGCGTCGGCAGGGCTTGCTGGCTTATCCGTTGAAGCCGAGGGTGGAAGACATACTGCGCGAAGTGGCGGCAGGCCACCCGGTGCTGGTGTTCCAGAATTTGGCGTTCTCAATCTACCCGGTGTGGCACTACGCCGTGGTGATGGGCTTTGACCGCGAACGCCATGTGCTGCTGCTGCATTCCGGGCGCACGGCGCGCATGGAGATTTCAATGTTTGCCTTTGAGCGCACCTGGGCGCGCGGGCAGTACTGGGCCATGCTGGCGCTCAAGCCCGGGCAACTGCCCGCCACCGCCGAGCCCCAGGCTTACAGCGCCGCAGCGGCCACGCTGGAACGCACGGATGCACGCGGCGCGCAGCAAGCTTTTGCGGCCGCACTGCAACGCTGGCCGGACGACCGTGCGGCCTTGCTGGGCGCGGGCAACACCGCTTATGCGTTGGGCCAGCGTGACGCAGCGGCCAAGGCCTACCGCCAGGCGGTTCTCAAGCACCCCGATTTTGCCGACGGCTGGAACAATCTGGCGCAAGTGCTGCTGGAGCTCGATCGTCGCCAGGAGGCCAGTCAAGCGATCGCGCGCGCGGTGGCCTTGGGTGGTGAGCGCCTGCCAGCGTATTTGGCCTTGCAGGCAAAAATTTATAACAAATAG
- a CDS encoding PA2779 family protein: MKSFKQIVSTCLIVCITAAGFPLAAQARIVATEEITAPAQASTSRDTVNRFLARDDVRQAILGQGVSPQAAAERVAAMSDSEVAQLAGRIEQAPAGGDVLGILFTVFIVLLVTDIMGLTKVFPFTRSVR, translated from the coding sequence ATGAAAAGCTTTAAACAAATCGTCTCCACTTGCCTGATCGTCTGCATCACCGCCGCGGGCTTTCCCCTCGCTGCCCAAGCCCGCATCGTGGCCACCGAAGAAATCACAGCGCCCGCGCAGGCAAGCACCAGCCGCGACACCGTGAACCGCTTTCTGGCGCGTGATGACGTGCGCCAGGCCATCTTGGGCCAGGGCGTCAGCCCGCAGGCAGCGGCTGAGCGGGTCGCGGCCATGTCGGACAGTGAAGTGGCGCAACTGGCCGGCCGCATTGAGCAGGCCCCGGCCGGCGGCGATGTGTTGGGCATTTTGTTCACCGTGTTCATCGTGTTGCTGGTGACCGACATCATGGGCCTGACCAAGGTGTTTCCGTTCACACGATCGGTTCGATGA
- a CDS encoding SirB1 family protein: MTLSLAVPTPLEYFASVVHSDADFALLEAAACLAQDEYPELDVQQVLGEVDQLLARLKHRLAADAGPLQKLRVLHQFFYRDLGFAGNVNHYYDPDNSFVSVILHTRRGIPISLAVLWLELAQGLGLAARGVGFPGHFMVKVNLPEGQVVMDPLDGQSLTREALAERLEPFRRRSGLMDEFEVPLGLYLQATPPRDIIARMLRNLKEIHTGQEDWLRLIAVQDRLIVLLPQAWDEYRDRGLAHAELGHAGRALEDLETYLGNAEKGHDMSAIAMRVAELRRAIN; the protein is encoded by the coding sequence ATGACTTTATCTTTGGCTGTGCCCACCCCGCTGGAGTACTTTGCATCGGTGGTGCACAGCGATGCCGACTTTGCCCTGCTGGAGGCGGCTGCCTGCCTGGCGCAGGACGAATACCCTGAACTGGACGTGCAACAAGTGCTGGGTGAAGTTGATCAACTCCTGGCACGGCTCAAGCATCGCCTTGCGGCCGATGCCGGCCCCTTGCAAAAGCTGCGCGTCCTGCATCAGTTTTTTTACCGGGATTTGGGCTTTGCCGGCAACGTCAATCATTACTATGACCCGGACAACAGCTTTGTGAGTGTGATTCTGCACACCCGCCGCGGCATTCCGATCTCGCTGGCTGTGCTGTGGCTGGAGTTGGCGCAAGGCTTGGGGCTGGCAGCGCGGGGCGTCGGATTTCCGGGCCACTTCATGGTCAAGGTGAATCTGCCCGAAGGCCAGGTCGTGATGGACCCGCTGGACGGCCAGTCGCTGACCCGCGAGGCGCTGGCCGAGCGGCTGGAACCTTTCCGGCGACGCAGTGGCTTGATGGATGAGTTCGAAGTGCCGCTGGGCCTGTATTTGCAGGCTACCCCGCCGCGCGACATCATTGCCCGGATGTTGCGTAACCTGAAAGAAATCCACACCGGCCAGGAAGATTGGCTGCGCCTGATTGCGGTGCAGGATCGGCTGATTGTGCTGCTGCCGCAGGCCTGGGACGAGTACCGGGATCGCGGCCTGGCCCATGCCGAGCTGGGCCATGCGGGAAGGGCGCTGGAAGACCTGGAAACCTATCTGGGCAACGCCGAAAAGGGGCACGACATGTCCGCCATCGCCATGCGTGTGGCCGAGTTGCGGCGCGCCATCAACTGA
- a CDS encoding mechanosensitive ion channel family protein, giving the protein MFDFHGTDLDDWVAALTQTAALIELGALALCGLAAWVLAVLLRRTLGSNLTSSIMFGRRIVDGVLFPLLLLCLAYAARALLLGRVPLAVFKIALPVLIALLVIRLGVKVLHAAFSETPLVRLLERSISWLAWLAMVLWVSGLLPLLLEQLDQITWKMGGARMSVRTLIEGGLTAGAVLIFTLWISAAIETRLLRSATGGELSLRKAASNATRALLMFVGLLMALSAVGIDLTALSVLGGAIGVGVGFGLQKLAANYVSGFVILAERSMRIGDNVRVDNFEGIVMQINARYTVIRSLAGRESIVPNELLITTRVENLSLADSRVWLHTVVSVAYDSDVDQVMHLLKEAAVNQERVLREPAPSVNLAAFGADGLEFKVGFWIADPENGSDNLKSLINLAILKALRDNRIEIPYPQRVVHTRDVAANPAS; this is encoded by the coding sequence ATGTTTGATTTCCATGGCACCGATCTGGACGACTGGGTTGCGGCGCTGACCCAAACGGCCGCGCTGATCGAACTCGGCGCACTGGCCTTGTGCGGCCTTGCCGCGTGGGTGCTGGCCGTGCTGTTGCGCCGGACGCTGGGCTCGAACCTGACGAGTTCCATCATGTTTGGCCGACGCATCGTGGACGGGGTGCTGTTTCCGCTGCTGCTGCTGTGTCTGGCCTACGCGGCCAGAGCCTTGCTGCTGGGCCGGGTGCCGCTGGCCGTTTTCAAAATTGCGCTGCCGGTCCTGATTGCCCTGCTGGTCATCCGCCTGGGGGTCAAGGTGCTGCACGCCGCCTTCAGTGAGACGCCGCTGGTGCGTCTGCTGGAGCGCAGCATTTCATGGCTGGCGTGGCTGGCCATGGTGTTGTGGGTCAGTGGCCTGCTGCCGCTGCTGCTGGAACAACTCGACCAGATCACCTGGAAGATGGGGGGCGCCAGGATGTCGGTACGCACCCTGATCGAGGGGGGCTTGACCGCGGGGGCCGTGCTGATATTCACTTTGTGGATTTCCGCCGCGATTGAGACCCGTTTGCTGCGCTCGGCCACCGGTGGCGAGTTGTCGCTGCGCAAGGCGGCGAGCAACGCCACGCGGGCCTTGTTGATGTTTGTCGGCCTGTTGATGGCGCTGTCGGCGGTGGGTATTGACCTGACCGCGCTGTCGGTGCTGGGTGGTGCCATTGGCGTGGGGGTGGGTTTTGGCCTGCAAAAGCTGGCGGCCAACTATGTCAGCGGCTTTGTCATCCTGGCCGAACGCAGCATGCGGATTGGCGACAACGTCCGGGTGGATAATTTTGAGGGCATTGTGATGCAAATCAACGCCCGCTACACCGTCATTCGTTCACTCGCCGGGCGGGAGTCGATTGTTCCCAACGAGTTGCTGATCACCACCCGGGTCGAGAACCTGTCGCTGGCGGATTCACGGGTCTGGCTTCATACTGTGGTCTCGGTCGCTTATGACAGCGATGTGGACCAGGTGATGCACTTGTTGAAAGAGGCTGCCGTGAACCAGGAGCGTGTGTTGCGCGAGCCGGCGCCTTCGGTCAACCTGGCAGCGTTTGGTGCCGACGGGCTGGAGTTCAAGGTGGGGTTCTGGATCGCCGACCCCGAGAACGGCAGTGACAACTTGAAGTCCTTGATCAACCTGGCCATACTTAAGGCATTGCGTGACAACCGGATCGAGATTCCCTATCCGCAGCGGGTTGTGCACACGCGCGACGTGGCGGCGAATCCGGCTTCATAA
- a CDS encoding histone deacetylase family protein produces MTMTGYYTHPDCRKHEMGPGHPECPERLDAIEDRLLITGLGLALERREAPAASLTDIELAHSRTHVAALRGLSDVLKEDILAGGPPYAQVDPDTSINVYTWDAALHAAGAALAATDAVIAGDFENAFCAIRPPGHHACRDQAMGFCFFNNVALAAKYALERHGLKRVAIVDFDVHHGNGTEDIVAGDKRILMVSFYQYPFYPLDHVHSSAANLVNLPVPAYTKGMEIRELIESAWMPRLEAFRPEMIFISAGFDSHREDDMGQLGLVEQDYIWITHRIKDVARRHGKGRIVSCLEGGYSLSALGRSVEGHIRVLADV; encoded by the coding sequence TGCCGCAAACATGAAATGGGGCCGGGCCACCCCGAGTGCCCGGAGCGGCTTGATGCCATCGAAGACCGGCTGTTGATCACCGGCCTGGGGCTGGCGCTGGAGCGGCGCGAGGCGCCTGCGGCGTCGCTGACCGACATCGAGCTGGCGCACAGCCGCACGCATGTGGCGGCACTGCGCGGCTTGAGCGATGTGCTGAAAGAAGACATTCTGGCCGGTGGCCCGCCCTATGCCCAGGTGGACCCCGACACCTCCATCAACGTCTACACCTGGGACGCCGCCCTGCACGCGGCCGGCGCGGCCTTGGCCGCTACCGACGCGGTGATTGCGGGCGACTTTGAAAACGCGTTTTGCGCCATTCGCCCGCCCGGCCACCATGCTTGCCGCGACCAGGCCATGGGCTTCTGCTTTTTCAACAACGTGGCGCTGGCCGCCAAGTACGCGCTCGAGCGCCATGGCTTGAAGCGGGTCGCCATTGTTGATTTTGATGTGCACCACGGCAACGGCACCGAAGACATCGTGGCGGGCGACAAGCGTATTTTGATGGTGAGCTTTTACCAGTATCCGTTTTATCCGCTCGATCACGTTCACTCCAGTGCTGCCAACCTGGTCAATCTGCCGGTACCGGCCTACACCAAGGGCATGGAGATCAGGGAGCTGATCGAAAGCGCCTGGATGCCGCGGCTGGAGGCTTTCCGGCCCGAGATGATTTTCATCAGCGCCGGCTTCGACTCGCACCGGGAGGACGACATGGGCCAGTTGGGCCTGGTCGAGCAGGACTACATCTGGATCACGCATCGCATCAAAGACGTGGCGCGGCGCCACGGCAAGGGACGCATTGTGTCGTGTCTGGAAGGTGGCTATTCCTTGAGCGCGCTCGGTCGCAGTGTGGAGGGACATATTCGGGTGCTGGCCGATGTTTGA